From the Chloroflexus aurantiacus J-10-fl genome, one window contains:
- a CDS encoding ABC transporter substrate-binding protein translates to MMQDSGLMAYVAADRVACELNGAPLATDGVALIADISGFTPLTEGLAQVLAPDRGAEELTRALNGVFAPLIDAAGAYGGHVIKFAGDALIVFFPRRPSGRRATLLRSAVTAAHAMQAVIKRHGRITTPAGVFTLTMKIGMAYGPVLRIRLGDPAYGYEDVIGGATLDRMAAAEHHAQAGEVLLDPELVPLSGLVITEWRDRYAVLAPLPDPPRRRRLLHLQTGTAAERLRPFVPPEVAEAALSGQMHPAELKPVVSVFVRFTGITYEDASAAHQLERYFSTVQQIAARYGGRVNRLITGDKGSVLHLIYGAPRALESCEQRAALSVLELLHAGERLPFIREQQIGMATGRVFAGPVGSPTRCEYTVMGDTINLSARLMQQAAPGQIVIDPTLAVRLGNRFVTQMLGTVKLKGKAEPVALSALTGVAMLSEQSPDTTVYGRTSELALLRQHIERLRQGYGGSVLVVGEMGMGKTHLLHALSRSPVRWIQATAAPYDRLQSGALIGQMIRLLIRLPDLADFSALVRALQPLPGIHAPDAALILASVLGVALTPAQMQQLAIIGGDGVRWQLLTICEQLMTAITTTEPLVIALDDVQWADATSLAVVQHLVSLTPRQPLLIILVSRSFDHISSFARADITHTIELQPLSSEAAYELVRAIAPTTTPDQQAVLVERGGGSPLFLVELARAAAMGAALETLPDTVQGLLLAQIDQLPSGLRQTLQQASVLGRRFDPMILARLSGHPDCERDLQELVERGFLLRSEREYQFRHGLIQESAYSALLFAHRRDRHLAVAQILVEQEQGRLAERAGVLADHYERAEAFIPAAYWYAQAADNARLIAASTDACDGYRRSLSLLERAGISDERRASVLLKLAQASMDSGDYQAAQQFYEQAFATFPATRSQRRLTVRTPFRLGVYPHGPTTLDPGLITTSGDQELVRDLFEGLVELDLDLNVIPALATRWKVDSSGKRYTFHLRPQALWSDGVPLTAHDVVFAWQRNLAPTTGSAQAHILFVIAGAEAVAQGADPASLQASALDDHTVQVTLHTPTPQLPYILTHPVCMPLPRHAIARYGATWAHPDRLVCNGPFRISRTRAGHPLALTQNPHYHGYRPGNLQRIELVYTVPDHPAFTAGQIDWLRIEDQQAVSATASTVDLIGLATYFLLFNCRHPLLSQAGARQALAHCIDPVQLVAEVWAGHQLPASGGLIPPGMPGHTPTLGRPPVSVTPTLRAQLTHTELTLAALDGFRHTPEWLCSQWKQYLGCTVHRWNDLTPDQLFAALASGDLAMALLGWEFEYPDPQPLLHGLFHSQGALNVGGWQDATYDALIEQVAQTDLPQRRQLYHTAEQLLMQATVAVPLYYHRTTGVLRAPFTLATAYRLVRGERPRLKWLVADQSARNAADVPGSSSYIPRRRAEYDLR, encoded by the coding sequence ATGATGCAGGATAGTGGGTTGATGGCATACGTGGCCGCCGATAGGGTGGCCTGTGAGCTGAATGGCGCGCCACTGGCGACAGATGGGGTGGCGCTGATTGCCGACATCTCCGGGTTTACACCGCTCACTGAAGGGCTGGCCCAGGTGCTGGCGCCGGATCGTGGGGCCGAGGAGCTGACGCGGGCGCTGAATGGTGTCTTTGCGCCATTAATTGATGCCGCAGGCGCCTATGGCGGTCACGTGATTAAATTTGCCGGTGATGCTCTCATCGTCTTTTTTCCGCGCCGCCCCTCTGGCAGACGGGCTACCCTGCTCCGCTCTGCGGTTACGGCTGCGCATGCCATGCAGGCCGTCATTAAACGCCACGGGCGTATCACGACCCCGGCAGGGGTATTTACGCTGACGATGAAGATCGGGATGGCGTATGGGCCGGTTTTGCGCATACGGTTGGGCGATCCGGCGTATGGCTACGAGGATGTGATTGGCGGGGCGACGCTGGATCGCATGGCGGCAGCCGAGCATCACGCTCAGGCCGGCGAAGTGCTGCTTGATCCGGAATTGGTTCCGCTGAGCGGTCTTGTCATCACTGAGTGGCGTGATCGGTATGCCGTGCTGGCTCCCTTACCCGACCCACCGCGTCGCCGTCGCCTGTTGCACCTTCAAACGGGCACGGCAGCCGAGCGTTTACGTCCATTTGTGCCACCGGAAGTGGCTGAGGCGGCGCTCAGCGGGCAGATGCATCCGGCAGAGTTAAAGCCGGTGGTGAGTGTCTTTGTGCGCTTTACCGGTATTACGTATGAAGATGCGTCGGCTGCGCACCAGTTGGAGCGCTACTTCAGTACCGTCCAGCAGATTGCTGCGCGCTATGGTGGCCGGGTGAATCGATTGATTACCGGCGATAAGGGGAGTGTCCTGCATCTTATCTACGGTGCACCGCGTGCGCTTGAGTCGTGCGAACAGCGGGCGGCGTTATCTGTGCTTGAATTATTGCACGCCGGCGAACGCTTGCCGTTCATTCGCGAGCAGCAGATCGGGATGGCTACCGGTCGGGTCTTTGCCGGCCCGGTGGGTTCGCCGACCCGGTGCGAGTACACTGTGATGGGGGATACGATCAATCTCTCGGCGCGCCTTATGCAACAGGCTGCCCCCGGTCAGATCGTCATTGATCCAACACTGGCCGTTCGTCTGGGCAATCGCTTCGTCACGCAGATGCTCGGCACCGTTAAGCTCAAGGGCAAAGCGGAACCGGTGGCCTTGAGCGCATTAACCGGCGTGGCAATGTTATCCGAACAATCACCAGATACGACAGTGTACGGGCGGACGAGCGAACTGGCGCTGCTCCGCCAGCATATTGAACGACTCCGGCAGGGATACGGGGGCAGTGTTCTGGTGGTCGGCGAGATGGGTATGGGGAAGACCCATCTCTTGCATGCGCTGAGCAGGTCACCGGTGCGGTGGATACAGGCAACTGCCGCTCCTTACGACCGGCTCCAAAGTGGTGCGCTGATTGGGCAGATGATCCGTTTGTTGATCCGTTTGCCTGATCTGGCCGATTTCTCCGCATTGGTGAGAGCGCTGCAACCATTGCCCGGCATCCATGCCCCCGATGCTGCGCTGATCCTGGCCAGCGTTCTCGGTGTTGCGCTGACCCCGGCTCAGATGCAACAACTGGCAATTATTGGTGGTGATGGTGTGCGCTGGCAACTTCTCACCATCTGCGAGCAATTAATGACCGCCATCACAACGACTGAACCGCTGGTAATTGCGTTAGATGATGTGCAGTGGGCTGATGCAACATCGCTGGCGGTTGTTCAGCATCTCGTCTCGCTCACGCCCCGCCAACCATTGCTGATCATTCTGGTAAGCCGCTCATTTGATCATATCTCGTCATTTGCCCGCGCTGACATTACCCACACGATTGAATTGCAGCCTCTATCTTCAGAAGCGGCCTACGAGCTGGTGCGGGCAATTGCGCCAACGACCACACCAGATCAACAGGCAGTACTGGTTGAACGTGGCGGTGGGAGTCCGCTCTTCCTGGTCGAGCTGGCACGTGCTGCCGCAATGGGTGCCGCCCTGGAGACGCTGCCCGATACCGTGCAGGGATTGCTGCTCGCGCAGATTGATCAGCTACCGTCTGGGTTACGCCAGACGTTGCAGCAGGCGTCGGTGTTGGGGCGGCGATTTGATCCGATGATCCTGGCCCGCTTGAGTGGTCATCCAGATTGTGAACGTGATTTGCAGGAGCTGGTTGAACGCGGTTTTCTGCTCCGTTCTGAACGTGAGTACCAGTTTCGCCATGGTCTGATTCAGGAGAGCGCATATAGTGCGCTCCTGTTTGCTCATCGGCGAGATCGCCATCTGGCGGTGGCGCAGATTCTGGTTGAACAGGAACAGGGTCGGCTGGCCGAGCGGGCCGGGGTGTTGGCCGATCATTATGAACGGGCAGAAGCCTTTATCCCGGCAGCGTACTGGTATGCTCAGGCCGCCGATAATGCCCGGCTGATCGCAGCCAGTACCGATGCGTGTGATGGCTACCGGCGATCATTGAGCCTGCTTGAGCGGGCAGGGATTAGTGATGAGCGGCGTGCGAGTGTGTTGCTCAAGCTGGCGCAGGCGTCAATGGATAGCGGCGACTATCAGGCTGCCCAGCAGTTCTACGAACAGGCTTTTGCCACGTTCCCGGCAACACGCTCGCAACGTCGCCTGACGGTGCGTACCCCCTTCCGCCTGGGTGTTTACCCGCACGGCCCAACCACCCTCGATCCTGGTTTGATCACCACGAGTGGCGATCAAGAGCTGGTGCGCGATCTGTTCGAGGGATTGGTCGAACTCGATCTCGATCTCAACGTCATTCCGGCACTGGCTACACGCTGGAAGGTCGATAGTAGTGGTAAACGCTACACATTTCATCTGCGTCCGCAGGCATTGTGGAGCGATGGAGTGCCGCTTACCGCGCACGATGTCGTCTTTGCCTGGCAACGCAACCTCGCACCAACGACCGGATCGGCGCAGGCGCATATTCTTTTTGTGATTGCCGGTGCTGAAGCGGTAGCTCAGGGCGCCGACCCGGCCTCGTTGCAGGCGAGCGCCCTCGATGATCACACCGTACAGGTAACGTTGCACACGCCGACACCGCAGTTACCGTACATTCTGACCCATCCGGTGTGTATGCCGCTACCGCGCCATGCCATCGCTCGCTACGGAGCGACGTGGGCACACCCAGATCGGCTGGTGTGTAATGGGCCATTTCGGATCAGCCGTACCCGAGCTGGTCACCCCCTTGCTCTGACCCAAAATCCTCACTATCACGGTTATCGACCGGGGAACCTTCAGCGCATCGAACTGGTCTACACCGTCCCCGACCATCCGGCGTTCACCGCCGGTCAGATCGACTGGTTGCGCATCGAGGATCAACAGGCAGTGTCGGCGACTGCGAGCACGGTTGATCTGATTGGACTTGCCACCTATTTTCTGCTGTTTAACTGTCGGCATCCGCTGCTGAGTCAGGCCGGTGCGCGACAGGCGCTCGCTCACTGTATTGATCCGGTGCAATTGGTGGCAGAGGTGTGGGCCGGACATCAGTTGCCGGCTAGCGGTGGACTGATCCCACCGGGTATGCCCGGTCACACACCTACGCTTGGGCGTCCGCCGGTATCGGTGACGCCGACGCTACGAGCGCAGCTCACGCATACCGAACTTACATTAGCCGCGCTTGATGGCTTTCGCCACACACCGGAATGGCTGTGTAGCCAATGGAAGCAGTACCTCGGATGTACGGTGCATCGGTGGAACGATCTCACACCCGATCAGCTCTTTGCTGCTCTTGCCAGCGGCGATCTGGCTATGGCTCTGCTAGGCTGGGAATTTGAATATCCCGATCCGCAGCCACTCTTGCACGGCCTGTTCCATTCACAGGGCGCACTGAACGTTGGCGGCTGGCAGGATGCAACCTATGATGCGTTGATTGAGCAAGTCGCGCAGACAGATTTACCACAGCGTCGGCAGCTTTACCACACTGCCGAGCAGTTGCTGATGCAGGCAACCGTTGCGGTGCCGCTCTACTATCATCGGACAACTGGCGTCTTGCGCGCACCGTTTACGCTTGCCACCGCCTACCGACTGGTGCGTGGCGAACGGCCACGCCTCAAGTGGCTGGTGGCGGATCAATCTGCTCGTAACGCAGCAGACGTACCCGGCTCATCCTCATATATACCCAGGCGTCGTGCCGAATATGATCTACGGTAG
- a CDS encoding right-handed parallel beta-helix repeat-containing protein encodes MLSFDRRRMALIGLLIALLIGFPPVTAQAGFRLYGAGGCGNLDEALARAQPGDVVAAMIGFRSSNSIAPITQSLVLEGGWVPNFDDSSTARCEESGNDQPNSSTMYSLGYTLDPDQGSELSLGSGNHILPFNLNGATVVLKNLDLTNSVNTVGGVGIQGTLANGARMRIENLEFNDNLVQGGVANGAAIRLELTGNSHLTIINSRFNRNQAGSGGAIELVVRDGSTVVIENSSFANNEALNGSGGAVRIIMYAGTVVLRSNSFTGNVATNGSGGAIRIERAATATGSTVVLIDGNQFSGNSAASAPDSSFSGVSVMTPRVRVPLTLRQTTTTYRVQPLNVTISDAQYLCTFTTSGYTPQLPGRHIHFFFNTVTESQAGVPANPANWFVYGSSAPFTGYNIKDRPPGATALCALVANADHTVIPGTGGCIPLP; translated from the coding sequence ATGCTATCGTTTGATCGACGACGAATGGCGCTGATTGGTCTCCTGATTGCGCTCCTCATCGGTTTTCCACCAGTCACTGCACAGGCCGGTTTTCGTTTGTACGGCGCCGGTGGCTGTGGTAATCTCGACGAAGCGTTGGCGCGTGCCCAACCAGGTGATGTGGTCGCAGCCATGATTGGCTTTCGCTCCAGTAATAGCATTGCCCCGATTACCCAATCGCTCGTCCTGGAAGGGGGCTGGGTTCCCAACTTCGATGACTCCTCAACGGCACGCTGTGAGGAAAGCGGCAACGACCAGCCGAACTCTTCGACCATGTACAGCCTTGGCTATACCCTTGACCCGGATCAAGGATCGGAACTCAGCCTTGGTTCGGGAAACCATATCTTGCCCTTCAATCTGAATGGTGCGACGGTCGTGCTCAAGAATCTCGATCTGACGAACAGTGTCAATACTGTCGGTGGCGTCGGTATTCAGGGTACGCTGGCGAATGGTGCCCGGATGCGTATAGAGAATCTCGAATTCAACGACAACCTGGTGCAGGGAGGCGTAGCCAATGGCGCGGCTATCAGGCTGGAGCTAACCGGCAATTCGCATCTCACCATCATCAATAGTCGGTTTAATCGAAACCAGGCCGGGAGTGGCGGTGCGATTGAACTTGTGGTACGCGATGGCAGCACCGTTGTGATTGAGAACAGTTCGTTTGCTAACAATGAAGCTCTCAATGGAAGTGGTGGCGCGGTGCGCATCATCATGTATGCCGGTACCGTTGTTCTCCGCTCAAACAGCTTTACCGGTAATGTCGCCACCAATGGCAGCGGCGGTGCCATTCGTATCGAGCGCGCCGCTACTGCCACCGGGTCAACCGTTGTTTTGATCGACGGGAATCAATTCAGTGGCAACAGTGCTGCTTCGGCACCTGACAGCTCATTCAGTGGCGTGAGTGTTATGACACCGCGAGTACGTGTACCGCTCACTCTGCGTCAGACGACTACGACCTATCGAGTACAGCCGCTGAATGTCACCATTAGCGATGCGCAATACCTCTGCACGTTTACCACCAGCGGGTACACACCACAGCTTCCCGGACGCCACATTCACTTTTTCTTTAACACGGTCACCGAGAGCCAGGCCGGTGTACCGGCGAATCCGGCCAACTGGTTTGTCTACGGCAGTTCGGCACCATTCACCGGCTACAATATCAAAGATCGCCCGCCCGGTGCGACTGCCCTCTGTGCGCTGGTTGCCAATGCCGACCACACGGTGATTCCGGGTACCGGAGGGTGCATTCCACTACCGTAG
- a CDS encoding class I SAM-dependent methyltransferase, with amino-acid sequence MPNWNSCWQPNTRSGNNWLPDRVVLVVEANARQSYPQLKAMNYRAYASIYHAAGQATFGATLAHTILDHFPRPQRVLDLACGTGAAALVFAAGGATVVGVDRSPDMLRIAQSQAMQRGLAVEWIEADIRSLPSDSRLAPASFDLCTCLFDSLNQLLDDTDLATVCRQAGTLLRPGGHFIFDLNTPAGLRSWQEYDQVTFDGRDLIVINRLTFDPAQQRAYGRIVWFRREGQRWWRGEETHCERPWEEGEIAAALDAGGLVLVDRLTPQWLPATTDEPRIVYVATRPVG; translated from the coding sequence ATGCCGAACTGGAACAGTTGCTGGCAACCAAATACGCGCAGTGGGAACAACTGGCTGCCTGACAGAGTCGTTCTGGTTGTTGAAGCCAACGCCCGGCAGTCATACCCGCAACTGAAGGCAATGAATTATCGCGCATACGCATCGATCTATCACGCTGCCGGCCAGGCTACCTTCGGCGCAACCCTGGCCCATACTATTCTTGACCACTTTCCCCGACCACAGCGGGTACTCGATCTCGCCTGTGGTACCGGTGCTGCTGCGCTCGTGTTTGCCGCCGGCGGAGCAACTGTGGTTGGGGTAGATCGTTCGCCGGATATGCTGCGGATTGCCCAGAGCCAGGCAATGCAGCGTGGGTTAGCTGTTGAATGGATCGAAGCCGACATCCGTTCACTTCCATCCGATTCCCGTCTGGCGCCGGCCAGTTTCGATCTGTGTACGTGCCTCTTCGACAGCCTCAACCAGCTTCTTGATGATACCGACCTCGCTACCGTCTGCCGGCAGGCCGGCACCTTATTACGACCGGGTGGACATTTTATCTTTGATTTAAACACGCCCGCCGGTCTGCGTTCGTGGCAAGAATATGATCAGGTTACGTTCGATGGCCGTGATCTGATCGTCATCAACCGGCTCACGTTCGATCCGGCCCAACAGCGCGCCTACGGGCGCATTGTCTGGTTTCGTCGCGAAGGTCAACGCTGGTGGCGCGGTGAAGAGACGCACTGTGAACGTCCGTGGGAAGAAGGCGAGATTGCGGCTGCGCTGGACGCCGGCGGCCTGGTCTTAGTTGACCGGCTTACCCCGCAGTGGCTACCGGCAACCACCGATGAGCCGCGGATCGTGTATGTGGCCACACGACCGGTTGGCTGA
- a CDS encoding ABC-F family ATP-binding cassette domain-containing protein, producing the protein MTLLNAHNLSKYFGAELIFHDVSFQISRGEKVAIVGLNGAGKSTLLRIIAGHETPDSGSVHLARGTRVAYLAQEARFSGDRTLWQEMEAALAEINAWRAELLVLETRLADTTADDWEAVMERYGELSARFEHAGGYEIEHRIKRTLHGLGFQPEQFHQPLRQFSGGQKTRAALAAALLSDPDLLLLDEPTNHLDMQALEWLEQFLRNWDGTLIVVSHDRYFLDRVTKRTLELSFNRLEDYPGNYEKYLALKAERMERRLKEYQAQQAFIARTEEFIRRYRAGQRAREAKGREKRLERLKREQMLERPKEAAKLRVALDQQLRSGELVLRLDGLVVGFPGQRGEGQALLRADDLTIRRGERVGLLGPNGCGKTTLLRTLVGQLPALQGVARFGHEVRVGYYAQGHDVLEWNNTVLEEVVRIAPGLGEAAARNLLARFLFTGDDVFKRIADLSGGERSRVALAQLTLLPGNFLLLDEPTNHLDIDAREALEAVLKEYTGAILFVSHDRYFIDALADKLWIVDQGRIREFIGNYSEYMAAQQAPAPTATTPTAEVKAPAAKPARPDDAERAKQRRLAALEAEVTALEQDLARLSSELDAASQACDVARLTALGAQYAELEQLLATKYAQWEQLAA; encoded by the coding sequence ATGACCCTGCTAAACGCTCACAACCTCAGCAAATACTTTGGTGCTGAACTCATCTTTCACGATGTCAGCTTTCAAATCAGCCGTGGCGAGAAGGTCGCGATTGTCGGTTTGAATGGCGCCGGCAAAAGTACCCTGTTGCGCATTATTGCCGGTCACGAGACTCCTGACAGCGGGAGCGTTCATCTCGCTCGCGGTACTCGTGTTGCCTATCTGGCGCAAGAGGCTCGCTTCAGCGGTGATCGAACACTCTGGCAAGAGATGGAGGCCGCCCTGGCTGAGATCAACGCCTGGCGCGCCGAACTACTCGTGCTTGAAACCAGGCTGGCAGACACCACAGCGGATGATTGGGAAGCGGTGATGGAGCGCTACGGCGAGTTGAGTGCACGCTTCGAGCACGCCGGCGGGTATGAGATAGAACATCGTATCAAGCGCACCCTCCACGGCCTCGGCTTTCAGCCGGAACAGTTCCATCAACCGCTGCGCCAGTTCTCCGGTGGGCAGAAGACGCGCGCCGCACTGGCAGCCGCGCTGTTGAGTGACCCCGATCTGCTGTTGCTCGACGAGCCAACCAATCACCTCGATATGCAAGCCCTGGAGTGGCTCGAACAGTTTCTGCGGAATTGGGATGGCACCCTGATCGTTGTTTCGCATGATCGCTACTTCCTTGACCGGGTGACCAAACGCACTCTGGAGCTGAGCTTCAATCGTCTGGAAGATTATCCCGGCAATTACGAGAAGTATCTGGCTTTGAAAGCCGAGCGCATGGAGCGGCGCCTCAAGGAGTATCAGGCGCAACAGGCGTTTATTGCCCGCACCGAAGAGTTTATCCGGCGCTATCGGGCCGGGCAGCGCGCCCGTGAAGCGAAAGGGCGTGAGAAGCGGCTGGAACGCTTGAAGCGAGAACAGATGCTTGAACGGCCAAAAGAGGCGGCTAAGCTGCGGGTAGCTCTCGATCAGCAGTTGCGTTCGGGTGAACTGGTGTTGCGCCTCGATGGTCTGGTTGTCGGTTTTCCAGGGCAGCGTGGTGAAGGGCAGGCATTGTTGAGGGCCGATGACCTGACGATTCGGCGTGGTGAACGGGTCGGCTTGCTCGGCCCTAATGGCTGTGGCAAGACGACTCTGCTGCGGACACTCGTCGGTCAATTACCGGCACTGCAGGGTGTTGCCCGTTTCGGCCACGAAGTGCGCGTCGGCTACTACGCCCAGGGGCATGATGTTCTGGAATGGAACAACACTGTCCTCGAAGAAGTAGTACGGATCGCACCGGGTCTTGGGGAAGCGGCAGCACGCAATCTGCTGGCCCGTTTTCTCTTTACGGGGGATGATGTCTTCAAGCGGATTGCCGATCTGAGTGGTGGCGAGCGATCACGGGTAGCACTGGCCCAACTGACGCTGCTGCCCGGTAACTTTCTCCTGCTCGACGAACCGACCAACCACCTCGACATTGATGCCCGTGAAGCGTTGGAAGCCGTCTTGAAGGAGTACACCGGGGCGATCTTGTTCGTCTCGCACGACCGCTACTTCATTGACGCACTGGCCGATAAACTCTGGATCGTCGATCAGGGACGGATTCGCGAATTCATCGGCAACTACAGCGAATACATGGCGGCCCAGCAGGCACCAGCCCCTACAGCCACGACGCCAACCGCTGAAGTCAAAGCACCGGCGGCAAAGCCGGCCCGTCCTGACGATGCAGAACGGGCGAAGCAGCGTCGGTTGGCCGCATTGGAAGCCGAAGTCACTGCACTTGAGCAGGATTTGGCTCGCCTGAGCAGCGAACTCGATGCGGCGAGTCAGGCGTGCGATGTTGCCCGCCTGACGGCGCTGGGTGCTCAGTATGCCGAACTGGAACAGTTGCTGGCAACCAAATACGCGCAGTGGGAACAACTGGCTGCCTGA
- the pufM gene encoding photosynthetic reaction center subunit M → MATINMTPGDLELGRDRGRIGKPIEIPLLENFGFDSQLGPFYLGFWNAVAYITGGIFTFIWLMVMFAQVNYNPVAFAKYFVVLQIDPPSSRYGLSFPPLNEGGWWLIATFFLTVSIFAWYMHIYTRAKALGIKPYLAYGFTGAIALYLVIYIIRPVWMGDWSEAPAHGIKALLDWTNNVSVRYGNFYYNPFHMLSIFFLLGSTLLLAMHAGTIWALEKYAAHEEWNEIQAPGTGTERAQLFWRWCMGFNANAYSIHLWAFWFAWLCGITGALGVFFSMPDFVNNWFQWGIEAGINYPQGPTPPVSLP, encoded by the coding sequence ATGGCGACAATCAATATGACGCCGGGCGATCTGGAACTGGGTCGTGATCGCGGTCGGATCGGAAAACCAATTGAGATTCCGCTCCTGGAAAACTTCGGCTTCGATAGCCAGCTCGGCCCGTTCTATCTCGGCTTTTGGAACGCAGTGGCTTACATCACCGGTGGTATCTTTACCTTTATCTGGCTGATGGTGATGTTTGCTCAGGTGAATTACAATCCGGTGGCCTTTGCCAAGTACTTTGTGGTCTTGCAAATCGATCCGCCGTCATCACGCTATGGCCTGAGCTTTCCGCCGCTGAATGAGGGTGGATGGTGGCTCATCGCGACCTTCTTCCTGACGGTCTCGATCTTCGCGTGGTATATGCACATCTATACCCGCGCCAAGGCGCTCGGGATTAAGCCCTACCTGGCTTACGGCTTCACCGGTGCGATTGCGCTCTACCTGGTGATCTATATCATTCGTCCGGTGTGGATGGGTGATTGGTCGGAAGCGCCGGCCCACGGCATCAAAGCGCTGCTCGACTGGACGAATAATGTGAGCGTGCGTTACGGCAATTTCTACTACAATCCGTTCCACATGCTCTCGATCTTCTTCTTGCTCGGATCAACGTTGTTGCTGGCGATGCACGCCGGTACCATTTGGGCACTCGAAAAGTACGCTGCCCACGAGGAATGGAATGAGATTCAGGCTCCCGGTACCGGTACCGAGCGTGCTCAGCTCTTCTGGCGCTGGTGCATGGGCTTTAACGCGAATGCCTACTCGATCCACCTGTGGGCATTCTGGTTCGCCTGGTTGTGCGGTATTACCGGTGCATTGGGTGTCTTCTTCTCAATGCCCGATTTTGTCAATAACTGGTTCCAATGGGGTATTGAAGCCGGCATCAACTATCCGCAAGGTCCAACGCCACCGGTTTCACTGCCGTAG
- a CDS encoding photosynthetic reaction center subunit L, whose amino-acid sequence MSRAKAKDPRFPDFSFTVVEGARATRVPGGRTIEEIEPEYKIKGRTTFSAIFRYDPFDFWVGPFYVGFWGFVSVIGIIFGSYFYINETILKGPYSIPQNFFAGRIDPPPPELGLGFAAPGEPGFAWQMTVLFATIAFFGWMMRQVDISMKLDMGYHVPIAFGVAFSAWLVLQVIRPIALGMWHEGFVLGIMPHLDWVSNFGYRYNNFFYNPFHAIGITGLFASTWLLACHGSLILSAAQYRGPEGGDIENVFFRDVQYYSVGESGVHRLGYIFAIGGILSADLCILLSGWPVQDWVSFWNFWNNLPFWSGV is encoded by the coding sequence ATGAGCAGAGCAAAAGCGAAAGACCCCCGTTTTCCCGACTTTTCGTTCACCGTCGTTGAGGGTGCGCGGGCCACACGAGTACCGGGAGGGCGGACGATTGAAGAAATCGAGCCGGAATACAAGATCAAAGGGCGCACAACCTTTAGTGCGATCTTCCGTTACGATCCCTTTGATTTCTGGGTAGGGCCGTTCTACGTTGGCTTTTGGGGCTTTGTCTCGGTCATCGGGATCATCTTCGGTTCGTATTTCTACATCAACGAGACAATCCTCAAAGGTCCCTATTCAATACCGCAAAACTTCTTTGCCGGACGAATTGATCCCCCGCCACCCGAACTTGGGTTGGGGTTTGCCGCACCGGGTGAACCGGGCTTTGCCTGGCAGATGACCGTCCTCTTTGCGACGATTGCTTTCTTCGGCTGGATGATGCGCCAGGTCGATATTAGTATGAAGCTCGATATGGGCTATCACGTTCCGATTGCATTCGGGGTTGCATTTTCGGCCTGGTTAGTCCTCCAGGTTATTCGCCCGATAGCCCTCGGTATGTGGCACGAAGGCTTCGTGCTCGGCATTATGCCCCACCTCGATTGGGTGTCGAATTTTGGCTATCGCTACAATAATTTCTTCTACAATCCGTTCCACGCTATCGGCATCACCGGACTGTTCGCATCAACCTGGCTGCTGGCCTGCCACGGCTCGCTCATTCTCAGCGCTGCGCAGTACCGTGGCCCGGAAGGTGGCGATATTGAGAACGTCTTCTTCCGTGACGTGCAGTACTATTCAGTGGGCGAGTCGGGTGTGCACCGATTAGGGTACATCTTCGCGATTGGCGGCATCCTGTCGGCTGATCTGTGCATTTTGCTGTCGGGCTGGCCGGTGCAGGATTGGGTAAGCTTCTGGAATTTCTGGAATAATCTGCCCTTCTGGAGCGGCGTCTAG